The nucleotide sequence GAAAAACACATATCTAAAGCGCTATTCAGGACGTTTTTCTATTGATGATCAGATTAAGACCTGGTTAAAGATCGGAGGTTCCTTAAGCTATAATAACCAGACAGAGAATTTGGCCGATACCAATGACCAAGTTCCACGTAGAATGGTGGAAGATTATCCTTTTTACCCCGCTCCTTTTCATACGGGAGGCCCCTTGGAAGGCTTATATGCCAATAACAGAGACTATCCCTATGCAGAAGGTACCCGAAATTCCGTGAACTGGCTAGATAATAATGAGTATATCTTAAATACCCAGACAACGGCCGGAAGTTTTTATACCAATCTTAACTTTACCAAAGAACTGGAAATGAGAACTGTAATCGGTGCCAATATCCTTACCCAGGAAAACAATGAATTCCGAAACAGTGTACTGGACAACAATGCGGTAGCAAGAGCTCAAGCAAGCAACGAAAAGCAGACATTTTGGTCTATTGAAAACTACTTGACCTATAATAAGGAAATCAACGAGAACAATTCCTTGACCGCTTTATTGGGGGTGTCTTGGCAACAATCCAATGAGTTCTTTGTAAATGCTGATTCCAGAAACTTCCCTACAGATTTCTTTCAATATAACAACCTGGGTGCAGGATCGGATAATATAGCAGTACAATCCAATGCAAACAGGGAAGCATTGAATTCCTATTTTGGACGATTGAATTATAATCTCTATGGCAAGTATCTATTTACGGTTACGGGTAGGGCAGATGGTTCCTCAAAATTTGGAGACAACAATAAGTTTTCCTTTTTCCCCTCAGCAGCAGTTGCCTGGAGGATTTCGGACGAGGATTTTCTTGTAGACAATGCCCTTATTTCCAATCTAAAACTTAGGACCAGTTATGGGGTTACAGGTAACTCTGAAATACCACCCTATTCTTCCTTGTCTCTTTTAAGCTCTAACTACGCTACCATATGGAACGATAGCCGTGTTGGTGGAACCGGTCTAAATAGATTGGCGAATCCAGATTTGAAATGGGAAAAGACCGCGCAGTATGATGTTGGATTAGAATTAGGTTTATTTGACAATAGAATTAGCTTGGAAGCTGATTATTACTACAGGAAAACCACAGATATGCTTTTGGATGCCCCTGTACCACAATCCAGTGGGTATGCTACCATTAGGAGAAATGTAGGGTCCATGGAGAACAAAGGTCTTGAACTAGGGCTTTCCACTAAGAACATAGCCACGGCAAATGTAACATGGAATACCAACTTTAATATTTCCATGAACAGAAATAAAGTACTTTCCTTGGCTACACCATCGGATATCTTTGGTGTTGGTGGACCTGGAATAACCAACGAAACCAGTATTATTAGGGTAGGTGAGCCAGTAGGTGCCTTCTGGGGCCTTACCCGTTTGGGTACTTGGGGTACAGATGAGGCCGCTGAAGCCGCTAAATTTGTTAGTTATAGAAACGGACTTACCATTTTACCTGGAGATATAAAGTATAAGGATTTTAATGGGGATTATATTATTAATGATGAGGATAGGTCCATTATAGGAAACGGTTACCCAACAGCATGGGGAACACTTACCAACTATGTTTCCTATAAGAACATAGATTTTACCTTGGAACTTCAATATTCATGGGGTAACGATGTCATGGATATGAACCTTCACTCCAGTGAGGATAGGCAGGCGCTTGCCAATAGTTACACTACAGTATTGGATGCCTGGACTCCTGATAATCAAGACACCATGATTGCCCAAGTTAGGGATACACGTGCTGGTTATGTGACCAATGTGGATTCGCATTGGGTAAAGGATGGTTCCTTTGTTCGTGGAAGGAATATTATGTTAGGATATACTTTTGATCAAAATTTGGTTGAGAGTATGCATTTGAATAAATTGAGACTGTATGCTTCGGCACAAAATTTCTTTTTGTTGGTGAATGATGAACTACTTGGAGATCCCGAGGTAACCCCTATTCGTGGTGGTGAGGGCAACAATGTCTTCTCTCAAGGAATGAAGTGGCATGAATATCCCAAATCGACAACATTCGTTATTGGTCTGCAAGTCGGTCTGTAATTAATAAAATTTAAAATAAGATATTATGAAATTTGATATAACAAAACACATTGGAAAGTTTTACCTCTGTTCGCTAATGTTGCTTACAACAGTGGGTTGTTCCGATTTTTTGGATGAATCCGATCCATCAAATCTAACGCCGGACAGTTTTTACACTACGGCCAAACATGCCGAATCGGCTATTGCTGCTGTATATGCGGATGCTAGGTTTGTGGGTGATGGTGCGGGAATCTTCTCGTCTAACTGGCAATTATTGGAAGCGGTTACAGGTACGTCTACCACGCAGACGGCCCAGAACTCAGATTTGA is from Arenibacter algicola and encodes:
- a CDS encoding SusC/RagA family TonB-linked outer membrane protein; translation: MKITLGKCLLLAGAFLCFGLAGAQTVTGNVSDGSGPLPGANVLVKGTTNGTQTDFDGNYTLDNVSSNATLVFSYIGFKTMEIGVNGRTTVDAVMEEDASELEEVVLIGYGSQRKSDLTGAVGQVDADQLQERPATSLNQALSGKIAGVQVNTNSGRPGGKSNIRVRGFSSINSSNNPLYVIDGVQLPQGNQANFSSAIDYLNPNDVVSIEVLKDASSTAIYGARGANGVILVTTKRGRAGQGRVTYDVEYSVNQFGPNRAKVLNSEQYAMIEQLSWENTQKFDPAGWAAGNYAQYEPRLKRANPNVAYLFDSDGKAIYDTDWSKEVVQHKLSQNHQVGFSGGNERTTYAISLGIRDEQGLLKNTYLKRYSGRFSIDDQIKTWLKIGGSLSYNNQTENLADTNDQVPRRMVEDYPFYPAPFHTGGPLEGLYANNRDYPYAEGTRNSVNWLDNNEYILNTQTTAGSFYTNLNFTKELEMRTVIGANILTQENNEFRNSVLDNNAVARAQASNEKQTFWSIENYLTYNKEINENNSLTALLGVSWQQSNEFFVNADSRNFPTDFFQYNNLGAGSDNIAVQSNANREALNSYFGRLNYNLYGKYLFTVTGRADGSSKFGDNNKFSFFPSAAVAWRISDEDFLVDNALISNLKLRTSYGVTGNSEIPPYSSLSLLSSNYATIWNDSRVGGTGLNRLANPDLKWEKTAQYDVGLELGLFDNRISLEADYYYRKTTDMLLDAPVPQSSGYATIRRNVGSMENKGLELGLSTKNIATANVTWNTNFNISMNRNKVLSLATPSDIFGVGGPGITNETSIIRVGEPVGAFWGLTRLGTWGTDEAAEAAKFVSYRNGLTILPGDIKYKDFNGDYIINDEDRSIIGNGYPTAWGTLTNYVSYKNIDFTLELQYSWGNDVMDMNLHSSEDRQALANSYTTVLDAWTPDNQDTMIAQVRDTRAGYVTNVDSHWVKDGSFVRGRNIMLGYTFDQNLVESMHLNKLRLYASAQNFFLLVNDELLGDPEVTPIRGGEGNNVFSQGMKWHEYPKSTTFVIGLQVGL